One Cohnella candidum genomic region harbors:
- a CDS encoding aldo/keto reductase, with protein sequence MEKRTYGKTGMNVSVLGFGGAEIGFQGASPSQVDKLLGSALDAGLNVIDTAECYKNSEELIGQSVSHRRSEYYLFTKCGHAAGLELPDWDPAMLEQSIDRSLKRLKTDYIDLIHLHSCSEEVLRRGDVIEVLQRARDKGKTRFIGYSGDHAAALYAVKTGLFDSLMTSLNIADQEALDEILPEAAKRDMGVVIKRPVANVAWRHSQEPDPKAYEHTYWKRLQKLDYGFLQEGGQAAVGQALRFTLSAPGVHTAIVGTANPGRWADNARLLEEGPLPSEDFEAIRRRWKNTAEPDWIGQE encoded by the coding sequence ATGGAGAAAAGAACGTATGGGAAAACCGGCATGAACGTCAGCGTACTCGGGTTCGGAGGCGCCGAAATCGGCTTCCAGGGAGCCAGCCCTTCCCAAGTGGACAAGCTGCTCGGCAGCGCGCTGGACGCAGGCCTTAACGTCATCGACACGGCGGAATGCTATAAGAACAGCGAAGAGCTCATCGGCCAATCCGTGTCCCATCGCAGAAGCGAGTATTATCTGTTTACGAAATGCGGCCATGCGGCCGGTTTGGAACTTCCCGACTGGGACCCCGCCATGCTTGAGCAAAGCATCGACCGCAGCCTGAAGCGGTTGAAAACCGACTACATCGACCTTATCCATCTTCATAGCTGCAGCGAAGAGGTGCTGCGCAGGGGCGACGTCATCGAAGTGCTTCAGCGCGCCCGCGACAAAGGAAAAACGCGTTTCATCGGATACAGCGGAGACCACGCGGCAGCGTTATATGCGGTGAAAACCGGGTTGTTCGATTCTCTCATGACGTCGCTGAACATCGCCGACCAAGAAGCGTTGGATGAGATATTGCCCGAAGCGGCCAAGCGCGACATGGGCGTCGTCATCAAGCGGCCCGTAGCGAACGTCGCTTGGCGTCACTCCCAAGAGCCGGACCCGAAGGCTTACGAGCATACGTACTGGAAAAGGCTGCAGAAGCTGGACTACGGATTCCTGCAAGAAGGCGGACAAGCAGCCGTCGGGCAAGCGCTTCGTTTCACGTTGTCCGCGCCCGGCGTGCATACGGCGATCGTCGGCACGGCCAATCCCGGCCGATGGGCGGATAACGCCCGCCTCCTGGAGGAAGGGCCGCTTCCGTCCGAAGACTTCGAAGCGATCCGCCGCCGCTGGAAGAATACCGCAGAGCCGGATTGGATCGGGCAGGAGTAA
- a CDS encoding SagB family peptide dehydrogenase, translating into MDISEFLRDLHFDTDKAKPPDLEPDWEDAPLPYKLYRNLPYFPFTADVPLTLIGRPERGYAESRSFGHFLWYAYGTSQSSRTAIPPEWETEGLGSLASYRRVVPSGGGLYPNEIYAYLKLADLPEGIYHYDAGRHRLVMLREGEFDAYLEQALGGRWTAADHFGALFVSTVYWKNSFKYHDFSYRLQGLDAGVLIGQLLEVGTRFGYTASVYYQYLDRAVNHLLGLQEKEESVYAVIPLSDHSIEHPGPNEENAAMADRPSITAESLIRQLPALQREHYVKSRNVKEYPRVLRMNEASLQHATGAFRGGGNPPAAQAGGQPLPLPRSDPTPYDLAVLSRSRYSPETDFVLKPVGKRQLSEILRQTWISFAYRNDLDRPGERETRVGLCGCFHGVEGIPDGAYRYDGASHSLVPLREGDHRAWLQYGLTFPNVNLSQTPLIFHVTGDRRHGQPEWGPRGYRIQQMEAGKLVQNLLLALSSAGMAGRPLLGYEAELSDDLYRLPAAGQTALVQIPAGPYRYRSRYEGSLHG; encoded by the coding sequence ATGGACATCTCCGAGTTTTTGCGGGATTTGCATTTCGATACGGACAAAGCGAAGCCGCCCGATCTGGAACCCGATTGGGAGGACGCCCCGCTGCCTTACAAGCTGTACCGGAATCTGCCGTACTTTCCGTTTACGGCGGACGTGCCGCTGACGTTGATCGGACGACCCGAACGGGGCTATGCCGAATCGCGGTCATTCGGGCATTTTCTTTGGTATGCCTATGGGACGTCGCAGTCCAGCAGGACGGCCATTCCCCCGGAATGGGAAACGGAAGGACTCGGAAGCTTGGCGTCGTACCGAAGGGTCGTCCCTTCCGGGGGAGGGCTGTACCCGAACGAAATTTACGCTTATCTGAAGCTGGCGGACCTGCCCGAAGGCATCTATCACTACGACGCCGGGCGCCACCGGCTGGTCATGCTGAGAGAAGGCGAATTCGACGCCTACCTGGAGCAGGCGCTGGGGGGACGATGGACGGCGGCGGACCATTTCGGCGCTTTGTTCGTGTCGACCGTCTACTGGAAGAACAGCTTTAAGTACCACGATTTCTCTTACCGGCTGCAAGGCTTGGACGCAGGAGTGTTGATCGGCCAACTGTTGGAGGTCGGCACGAGGTTCGGCTATACGGCTTCCGTGTACTACCAATACTTGGACCGCGCCGTCAATCATTTGCTTGGATTGCAGGAAAAAGAAGAAAGCGTGTATGCCGTCATCCCGCTCTCGGATCATTCCATCGAACACCCGGGTCCCAATGAAGAAAATGCCGCGATGGCGGACCGACCCTCCATCACGGCGGAAAGCTTGATCCGTCAGTTGCCGGCACTGCAGCGGGAGCATTACGTCAAAAGCCGCAACGTCAAGGAATATCCCCGCGTGCTGCGGATGAACGAAGCTTCGCTGCAGCATGCGACCGGCGCCTTCCGGGGCGGCGGGAATCCCCCGGCAGCGCAGGCGGGCGGGCAACCGCTGCCGCTTCCCCGCTCGGACCCGACGCCGTACGATTTGGCGGTGCTCTCCCGCAGCCGGTACTCCCCGGAGACGGATTTCGTGCTGAAGCCGGTCGGCAAACGGCAATTATCGGAAATCCTTCGCCAGACCTGGATCTCGTTCGCCTACCGGAACGATCTGGACCGACCGGGAGAGCGGGAGACCCGAGTCGGCCTGTGCGGTTGTTTTCACGGGGTAGAGGGGATTCCGGACGGCGCTTACCGGTATGACGGCGCCAGCCACTCGCTCGTACCGCTTCGGGAAGGCGACCATCGAGCCTGGCTGCAATACGGGCTGACCTTTCCCAACGTGAACTTGTCCCAGACACCGCTCATCTTCCATGTGACCGGAGACCGGCGGCACGGCCAGCCGGAATGGGGACCGAGAGGATACCGGATACAGCAGATGGAAGCGGGCAAACTCGTTCAGAACCTGCTTTTGGCTTTGTCATCCGCCGGAATGGCGGGACGGCCGCTGCTCGGTTACGAAGCCGAGCTCTCGGACGATCTGTACCGGTTGCCGGCGGCTGGCCAAACCGCGCTCGTCCAAATTCCGGCCGGCCCTTACCGATACCGCTCGCGCTATGAAGGAAGCCTGCATGGTTAA
- a CDS encoding PAS domain S-box protein, which yields MVREFLDSLEMAVWSYDVAQDRITVSPGLQALYGYEQEDFDADPFLWRKLTVSEDQHIVADHLRKIHSGIGGTFEHRIVRKSGEIRWLQCMATPVMDGEGCVRKVYGINHDITDKKSMQASLEREREQINELLDSTDVAVWSYNCARGEFDYITNAVQRITGYPLDRFQDLKSWHEIVYPDDARHYGAEFEKLKKSKRGAIEYRIVRADGQLRWVHVKVVLIPGDTMDGGRYEGLMLDVTDRKSMEDALKRSEQKYKSLFDHHPDSIVELDPSGNIRAMNRSALDTLGVSGMDEGIFRYPEFMSEEGINKATAHYRSTLNGEAQRFELATLHSEGHFADWDVRMIPIIVNGEVDGIFMIGNEITARVKAEKSLAASEAMHRVITDNMQDFISVIDLDGRFLYASPSYAKRLGRDPHSLISTSAFELIIPEDREFAACSISQILLYNGDLQARIRCIHANGSLLHLEWIGSPVRDDAGRIVSIVVVGRDITEQVRVENKLIESEKRYRRLIELSPVPIVSHKDGIVTYINQAGLKLFGADGTDGPGGMIGRPALDVVVPQQTGIAISRMEQSKSSKFVGPMEYRLIRLDGRTIDVELTSIYDDETESNLVVVHDVTEPKKMQAALRESEERYRRMVELSPMAIVVYKGNRITYANPTSLRIVGASNLEEILDLDPISFVHPRYRELVRGRMVQTLREGHSPPAEYELIGLDGRIVDASVTAIYDAVSETVLLVFMDVTARKQAERALMESEETNSRLVQLFPEAIVLHSDYRFEYVNPAACQLFGIAEHEPPNLDVLVCIHPDDREKACIRLNKVYDEGYTSPLVEQRIVRLDGSHVPVEVISAPISYRGKKAAISVFRDITERTRAEELRGLAERRLIESRDRYFFLQASLDRFSNDLFGHVDVTELERRLVQEVRTVLQADLVSLVETDENDGIRVINGSVLREEAQAVLRERSRASQSICEMMAYPGGYLLKIVEIRGHSYWLCIGEMPPSLSQMPTRIWLETICRYVSVLYDNFRVIEDLTRELKESTKQEPAPSWLLRLLFKLNEHERKRLSQDLHDAALQEQIIWYRKLDQLMANPAVSDELRVDMERIAQGLLDVIYQIRITCIDLRPPMLKEEGLVASLESLFEFTQMRTDYAIRFQTNEFRAELNEEQSIGLYRIVQELLANATKHSNAAKVSFSLSQPANWVQLVYEDDGIGMDMKKVEDTFVSMGMYGMRERVHSLNGKIVFRSKPNEGLTIYIRIPMSKQKEADRRD from the coding sequence TTGGTTCGCGAATTTTTGGACAGTTTGGAAATGGCGGTATGGTCCTATGACGTGGCTCAGGATCGAATCACCGTCTCGCCGGGATTACAAGCGTTATACGGCTATGAGCAAGAGGATTTCGACGCCGACCCGTTTCTCTGGAGAAAGCTCACCGTTTCCGAGGACCAACATATCGTTGCTGATCATCTCCGCAAGATACACAGCGGAATCGGGGGTACTTTCGAGCATCGGATCGTCCGTAAGTCGGGAGAGATTCGATGGCTGCAATGCATGGCGACGCCGGTCATGGACGGAGAAGGCTGCGTCAGGAAAGTATACGGCATCAACCATGACATCACTGATAAGAAATCGATGCAAGCCTCGTTGGAACGGGAACGCGAGCAAATCAACGAGCTGCTGGATTCGACGGATGTCGCGGTTTGGTCTTACAACTGCGCCAGAGGCGAGTTTGATTACATAACAAATGCGGTTCAGAGGATCACGGGGTATCCGCTGGACCGATTCCAAGATCTGAAGTCTTGGCATGAGATCGTCTACCCTGACGACGCACGGCACTATGGGGCCGAATTTGAAAAACTGAAGAAAAGCAAGCGGGGGGCCATCGAGTACCGCATCGTCCGGGCAGACGGCCAACTCCGCTGGGTTCACGTAAAGGTGGTCCTCATCCCTGGAGACACGATGGACGGAGGCCGGTATGAAGGACTCATGCTTGACGTCACGGACCGCAAATCGATGGAGGACGCGCTGAAGCGAAGCGAGCAAAAATACAAATCTCTGTTCGATCACCATCCTGATTCGATCGTCGAACTGGACCCGTCGGGCAATATCCGCGCGATGAATCGTTCAGCATTGGACACATTAGGAGTTTCCGGTATGGACGAAGGGATATTCCGGTATCCGGAGTTCATGAGCGAAGAGGGAATCAATAAAGCCACGGCGCACTATAGGTCAACCTTGAACGGAGAAGCCCAAAGGTTCGAACTTGCCACGCTGCATTCGGAAGGCCACTTTGCCGACTGGGACGTGAGGATGATCCCCATTATCGTGAACGGCGAAGTGGACGGTATTTTCATGATCGGCAATGAGATAACAGCCAGGGTGAAGGCGGAAAAGTCGCTGGCCGCCAGCGAAGCCATGCATAGGGTCATCACGGACAATATGCAGGATTTCATATCCGTGATCGATCTCGACGGCCGTTTCCTGTATGCGTCGCCCTCTTACGCAAAGAGGCTCGGTCGCGATCCCCATTCGCTTATTTCCACCTCGGCTTTCGAGTTGATCATCCCGGAAGACCGCGAATTCGCGGCTTGCTCGATCTCTCAAATCCTTTTGTACAACGGAGATTTGCAGGCCCGCATTCGTTGTATCCACGCGAACGGTTCACTCCTCCATCTGGAATGGATCGGTTCACCCGTACGTGACGATGCGGGCCGGATCGTCAGCATCGTGGTCGTGGGAAGGGATATCACAGAACAAGTCCGCGTGGAAAACAAGCTGATCGAAAGCGAAAAACGTTACCGGCGGCTGATCGAACTGTCTCCGGTGCCTATCGTTTCTCATAAAGACGGCATCGTCACCTACATAAACCAGGCCGGTCTTAAGCTTTTCGGAGCAGACGGGACCGACGGACCGGGCGGGATGATCGGAAGACCCGCTTTGGATGTCGTCGTCCCGCAGCAGACCGGCATCGCCATCTCCCGCATGGAACAATCGAAATCGTCCAAATTCGTCGGTCCCATGGAATACCGGTTAATTCGGCTCGACGGACGGACGATCGACGTGGAATTGACTTCGATTTACGATGACGAAACGGAATCGAACCTGGTCGTCGTCCATGACGTAACGGAGCCGAAAAAAATGCAGGCAGCCCTCCGGGAAAGCGAAGAACGGTACCGCCGCATGGTGGAGCTGTCGCCGATGGCGATCGTCGTCTACAAAGGCAACCGGATTACCTACGCGAACCCGACCAGCCTTCGCATCGTAGGCGCGTCGAATCTGGAGGAGATCCTGGATCTCGACCCGATCAGTTTCGTTCATCCCCGTTACCGGGAGTTGGTCCGAGGCCGGATGGTCCAAACGCTGCGCGAAGGGCACAGTCCGCCTGCGGAGTACGAACTGATCGGGCTGGACGGCAGGATCGTGGACGCTTCGGTCACCGCCATTTACGATGCCGTTTCCGAGACCGTATTGCTCGTTTTCATGGACGTAACGGCGCGCAAGCAAGCGGAGCGCGCTTTGATGGAAAGCGAAGAAACGAACAGCCGGCTCGTCCAGCTGTTTCCGGAAGCGATCGTCCTGCACAGCGATTACCGTTTCGAATATGTCAACCCCGCCGCGTGCCAACTGTTTGGGATCGCAGAACACGAACCCCCAAACCTCGACGTTCTTGTATGTATCCACCCCGATGATCGGGAGAAAGCCTGTATCCGCCTAAACAAGGTTTATGACGAAGGCTACACCAGTCCTCTGGTCGAACAGAGAATCGTTCGGCTTGACGGATCGCACGTCCCCGTCGAGGTCATTTCCGCCCCGATATCGTATCGGGGGAAAAAAGCGGCCATTTCGGTCTTCCGCGACATCACCGAGCGAACGCGCGCGGAGGAGCTGCGCGGGCTGGCCGAACGACGGCTGATCGAAAGCCGGGACCGTTATTTCTTTTTGCAGGCCAGCCTGGATCGGTTCTCGAACGACCTGTTCGGCCATGTCGACGTGACGGAACTTGAACGAAGGCTCGTTCAGGAAGTGAGGACCGTTTTGCAGGCGGATCTCGTCAGTCTCGTCGAAACGGATGAAAACGACGGAATCCGGGTGATCAACGGAAGCGTCCTCCGAGAGGAAGCACAGGCCGTCTTGCGCGAAAGAAGCCGAGCCTCTCAATCGATTTGCGAAATGATGGCTTATCCGGGCGGATATTTGCTCAAGATCGTTGAAATCCGCGGCCATTCCTACTGGCTTTGCATCGGGGAAATGCCTCCGTCCTTAAGCCAAATGCCGACGCGGATCTGGCTCGAGACGATCTGCCGTTACGTCAGCGTGCTGTACGACAATTTCCGCGTCATCGAGGATTTGACCCGCGAATTGAAAGAATCGACGAAGCAGGAGCCTGCGCCGTCCTGGCTTCTCCGGCTTTTGTTCAAACTGAATGAACATGAGCGCAAGCGCCTCTCCCAAGACTTGCACGACGCAGCCCTGCAGGAACAGATCATTTGGTACCGGAAACTCGACCAATTGATGGCGAATCCCGCGGTTTCGGATGAGCTTCGCGTCGATATGGAGCGCATCGCCCAAGGCTTGCTGGACGTTATCTACCAGATCCGGATCACTTGCATCGATCTGCGGCCCCCCATGCTGAAGGAAGAGGGCTTGGTCGCTTCCCTGGAGTCGTTGTTCGAGTTTACGCAAATGCGCACGGATTACGCGATCCGCTTTCAAACAAACGAATTCCGCGCGGAGCTGAACGAGGAGCAATCGATCGGTCTGTATCGGATCGTCCAAGAGCTGCTGGCGAACGCCACCAAGCACTCGAACGCCGCGAAGGTTTCTTTTTCCCTGTCCCAGCCCGCCAATTGGGTCCAGTTGGTTTACGAAGACGACGGAATCGGCATGGACATGAAGAAGGTGGAGGACACCTTTGTCAGCATGGGCATGTATGGGATGCGCGAAAGGGTGCACAGCCTGAACGGTAAAATCGTCTTCCGTTCCAAACCGAACGAGGGACTCACGATTTACATCCGGATTCCGATGAGCAAACAAAAGGAGGCAGATCGCCGTGATTGA
- a CDS encoding chemotaxis protein CheX: protein MRLLAHTNWNPESQEKVTELIDGIMDSIRQVIPVAATFGPAAVLEGAAVQSEIGVLVGFTGDNYGRIVIQGSGEAFGGLGGAMFGMPLEGELLHSFIGELANMIAGNTSTHLFNKGRKIDITPPTVMVGKLQMYGFEQGITLPVELADIGELTIILTIHTQGAA from the coding sequence GTGAGACTATTGGCCCATACGAATTGGAATCCGGAGTCACAGGAGAAAGTCACGGAGTTGATCGACGGCATCATGGATTCCATTCGCCAGGTGATCCCGGTTGCCGCGACGTTCGGACCTGCGGCCGTACTCGAAGGAGCGGCCGTCCAGAGCGAGATCGGGGTGTTGGTGGGGTTTACGGGGGACAACTACGGGAGAATCGTGATCCAGGGCAGCGGCGAAGCATTCGGCGGTTTGGGCGGCGCGATGTTCGGCATGCCGCTGGAAGGTGAACTGCTTCACAGTTTCATTGGAGAACTGGCCAACATGATCGCCGGCAATACGTCTACGCATCTTTTCAATAAGGGGCGCAAGATCGACATTACGCCGCCGACCGTTATGGTCGGCAAACTGCAAATGTACGGTTTCGAACAAGGGATCACGCTGCCCGTTGAGCTGGCGGATATCGGAGAGCTAACGATTATTTTAACGATACATACCCAAGGAGCTGCTTAA
- a CDS encoding methyl-accepting chemotaxis protein has product MKIKSLLKVTGIVFLVLSVMMIVCMFTLKAQYENVKQSQERQAILKQLGLDVKNESVYLTNEARKYAVTGDKVHYDNYWNAINVTKSSENAIQKLKEYGTPQSEMDLLRQAKDNSNVLVKTEEAAFKAVADGDLETARKLMYGDDYEKQVSIIMAPTEQFQKAMNDRTAQETADAQKSFNFYLTLTIVLIGIVAFCMLLSIVMLFRKIRPLGGVVAKLGELSDNRGDLTVRLPVDGKDEISELSGNFNRMLESYQQFVGHIYDSVRNVSAAVMEISATTEEISGGSQDQASAAQRMNEMLKELTTGIVQVSAGAEQASEITAKTAKVAQEGGQVLRDSMRQMEKLSRQMELLQQDSGRIGEIIEVIDEIAEQTNLLALNAAIEAARAGDQGRGFAVVADEVRKLAERSGEATKQISSIIKGMQENTAQSAIVVSEGVISSQKSGEAFESIVDMVNQSAFKVTEIAAAAEQQSGQSAEVLQAVASIAATSEQAAAATEETAATTQSLSQMADELSRSVSAFKIR; this is encoded by the coding sequence ATGAAAATCAAGAGTCTTCTGAAAGTCACGGGAATCGTTTTTCTCGTCTTGTCCGTTATGATGATCGTTTGCATGTTTACGCTCAAAGCGCAATACGAGAACGTGAAGCAGTCGCAGGAGCGTCAAGCCATCCTGAAGCAGCTGGGACTCGACGTGAAGAACGAATCCGTCTATTTGACGAACGAAGCCCGTAAATACGCGGTGACCGGTGATAAAGTCCATTACGACAATTACTGGAACGCCATCAACGTCACCAAATCCTCGGAAAATGCCATTCAGAAATTAAAGGAATACGGCACGCCCCAGAGTGAAATGGACTTGCTCCGGCAAGCGAAGGATAACTCCAACGTGTTGGTCAAGACGGAAGAGGCCGCATTCAAAGCGGTGGCGGACGGGGACCTCGAGACGGCGCGCAAGCTGATGTACGGCGACGATTACGAGAAACAGGTCAGCATCATCATGGCGCCGACAGAACAATTCCAGAAAGCGATGAACGATCGGACCGCTCAGGAAACCGCGGATGCGCAGAAATCTTTCAACTTTTACCTTACGCTGACGATCGTGCTGATCGGTATCGTAGCGTTCTGCATGCTGCTTTCGATCGTGATGCTGTTCCGGAAAATTCGCCCGCTCGGCGGCGTCGTCGCCAAGCTGGGAGAACTCTCCGACAATCGCGGAGATTTGACCGTCAGGCTGCCGGTCGACGGCAAGGACGAGATCTCGGAATTGTCCGGTAACTTCAATCGCATGCTCGAAAGCTATCAGCAATTCGTCGGCCATATTTACGATTCCGTGAGAAACGTTTCGGCGGCCGTCATGGAAATTTCCGCGACGACCGAGGAGATTTCCGGGGGAAGCCAGGACCAAGCGAGCGCGGCTCAGCGGATGAACGAAATGCTCAAGGAACTCACGACGGGGATCGTTCAAGTGTCCGCAGGCGCCGAGCAAGCTTCCGAGATTACCGCTAAAACCGCCAAGGTCGCACAGGAAGGCGGTCAAGTCCTGCGGGATTCGATGCGCCAAATGGAGAAGTTAAGCCGGCAAATGGAACTGTTGCAGCAGGATTCCGGCCGAATCGGAGAAATCATCGAGGTCATCGACGAGATCGCCGAACAGACGAATCTGCTGGCTTTGAACGCCGCAATCGAAGCGGCGCGCGCCGGCGACCAAGGACGCGGTTTCGCGGTCGTGGCCGACGAAGTTCGAAAACTCGCCGAGAGAAGCGGGGAAGCGACCAAGCAAATTTCCTCCATTATTAAAGGCATGCAGGAGAATACCGCCCAAAGCGCGATCGTCGTCAGCGAAGGCGTGATTTCCTCCCAGAAGAGCGGAGAAGCGTTCGAAAGCATCGTAGACATGGTTAATCAGTCCGCGTTCAAAGTGACCGAAATCGCCGCGGCGGCCGAGCAGCAGTCCGGCCAGTCGGCGGAAGTGCTCCAAGCGGTCGCTTCGATCGCGGCGACGAGCGAGCAAGCGGCGGCGGCTACGGAAGAGACCGCGGCGACGACCCAATCGTTGTCGCAAATGGCGGACGAATTGAGCAGGTCCGTCTCCGCGTTCAAAATTCGCTGA
- a CDS encoding response regulator → MAKVMIVDDAAFMRMMLKNILQKAGHEVVGEAENGAVAVEKYASLKPDFVTMDITMPVMEGIEAVKRIRETDPHAKILMCSAMGQQGMIVQAVQAGARDFIVKPFQEERVIESVKKLLGA, encoded by the coding sequence ATGGCAAAAGTGATGATCGTGGACGACGCGGCGTTTATGCGGATGATGCTGAAAAACATTTTGCAGAAGGCCGGTCACGAAGTGGTGGGAGAAGCCGAGAACGGGGCGGTCGCCGTAGAGAAATACGCATCGCTGAAGCCCGATTTCGTGACGATGGACATTACGATGCCCGTCATGGAAGGAATCGAAGCGGTGAAGAGAATTCGGGAAACCGATCCCCACGCCAAGATCCTGATGTGTTCGGCGATGGGCCAGCAAGGCATGATCGTGCAGGCCGTACAGGCCGGCGCCCGGGATTTCATCGTCAAGCCGTTCCAGGAAGAACGCGTGATCGAATCGGTCAAAAAGCTGCTCGGCGCTTGA
- a CDS encoding response regulator transcription factor: MIDVLLVDDHPSVMEGTRVLLEQEGDIKVTFAQSAVKAVELAAARSFDVMLVDFQMPDMNGIDLSKKILGATPDAVILIYTGYEFKNSFNLMVESGISGFVLKTASREQLVTAIRCASRGESVLPISLVKQLRRQPVSVSQENEEDGTLAISDREHQILKEIAKGRSNKEIAVSLIVSQRSLEYCLTSLFQKLNVKSRIEAVMKAKQLALLEDADFPMNA; this comes from the coding sequence GTGATTGACGTGTTATTGGTCGACGACCATCCGTCCGTAATGGAGGGAACCCGCGTGCTCTTAGAGCAGGAGGGGGACATTAAGGTAACGTTCGCGCAGTCTGCCGTCAAAGCGGTCGAGCTCGCGGCTGCGCGATCGTTCGACGTCATGCTGGTCGACTTTCAAATGCCCGACATGAACGGAATCGATCTCTCTAAAAAGATATTGGGCGCCACTCCGGATGCCGTTATTTTGATCTATACGGGCTACGAGTTTAAAAACTCGTTCAATCTCATGGTGGAATCGGGCATCAGCGGTTTCGTGCTCAAAACGGCCAGCCGGGAACAGCTTGTCACGGCGATTCGATGCGCAAGCCGGGGGGAATCGGTTTTGCCGATCAGTCTGGTGAAGCAGTTGAGAAGGCAGCCGGTCTCCGTCTCGCAGGAGAACGAAGAGGACGGAACGCTGGCGATTTCCGACAGAGAGCACCAGATTTTGAAGGAGATCGCCAAGGGAAGAAGCAACAAGGAAATCGCCGTGTCGTTGATCGTAAGCCAGCGCTCTCTCGAATACTGTCTGACAAGCCTGTTCCAGAAGCTGAACGTCAAATCCCGGATCGAAGCGGTTATGAAAGCCAAACAGCTGGCTCTGTTGGAAGACGCCGATTTTCCCATGAACGCTTAA